In the genome of Candidatus Methylomirabilota bacterium, the window AATGGCGGAATGAGCACCAGCACGAGCAGCACGAAGGACAGCACGAGAAGCGGGGCCACCACGCGCTCGAGCCTCCGGTAGTCGAAGCGGAGCCCCGCGAAGAGCGCGATCATCCCCAGGCCTGCCCACACGCCCTGCTTTTTCAAGAAGTGCCCCGGATCGTGGAAGCGGTCGGCGGCCATGATGGCCGAGGCCGAATAGACCATCACCACGCCGATCGAGACCAGCGCGAGGACGATGCCGAAGAGCCAGAGATCGGGCGTGAGTCGCCGCGGCATTAGGTTCGTCCGGAGCTGGGGGGGAGCGAGCGCCGGTTTTCTTGGGGGTTGGCTCGGCTCGCTGTCTTGCTGGTCGCCTCGCCTGCGGCTGCGGCTCCTCCCGCGGGCTGCGCCTCACATGGCAGCCCCAGACCCCCCCACCGGTTCGTGGGCATCGCAAGCAGGTCCATGGCGGTCATCCGGCGAGCTCCCGGACGACGTTCTTGAACACTTCGCCGCGATGCTCGTAGTTGTCGAACATGTCGAAGGAGGCGCAGGCCGGAGAGAGGAGCACGACGTCGCCGATGCGGGCGGCCTCCCGCGCGGCCGCCACCGCCTCCTGCATGGAGCCCGCATCCTGGCACGGCACGCCGGCCGGCTCGAGCACCGCGCGCATCTGGCCGCGATCCACGCCGATGAGCACCGCGCGCTTCACGCGGCCGCGGGCGGCCTCGGCCAGAGGGGCGAAGTCTTGCCCCTTGCCCTTGCCGCCCGCGATGAGGATGACCGGCTCGGAGAAGCTCTCGAGCGCCTTGATGGTCGAGGCGACATTGGTGCCCTTGGAGTCGTTGTAGTAGCTCACCCCGCGCTCATCGAGGACGCGCTCGATCCGGTGCACCACCGCGCGGAAGGCCGCGATACCGCGCCGGATGCTCTCGGGGCTCAAGCCCGTCCAGAGGGCGCATGCGGTGGCGGCCAGCACGTTCTCGACATTGTGCTGCCCGCGGAGCGGGATGTCGGCGAGGGGGCAGATCTCCTCGACGTGGCCGTTCAGCTTGGCCACGATGGCGTCCCTCCGGACGAAGACGCCGTGGTCGAGCGCCCGCTGCCGGCTGAACCAGAGGACGGCCGCGCGGGTGCGGGGGGCGAGGGATGCCGTGACCGGATCGTCGGCATTGAGCACGGCACAGTCCGCCGGCGTCTGGTTGGCGAAGATCCTCGCCTTGGCCTCGAGGTAGCGCTCGACGGTCCCGTGCCGGTCGAGGTGATCCGGGGTGACGTTGAGCACGACGGCCACGCGCGGCCGTAGGTGCTCGATGGCTTCGAGCTGGAAGCTCG includes:
- the murD gene encoding UDP-N-acetylmuramoyl-L-alanine--D-glutamate ligase, which encodes MIALTADATDEDHMTGERGQGYRQWLAESIVAVVGLARSGVAAARLIRRLGGRVLASDAGPRESLSREAQELEPLGCRLWVGGHPEAAFDGARLVVVSPGVPLELPVLEAARGRGVPVISELELGWRVMEADLIAITGTNGKTTTTTLTGELVGGTVRPVLVGGNIGTPLSARALEFPADGLIVAEASSFQLEAIEHLRPRVAVVLNVTPDHLDRHGTVERYLEAKARIFANQTPADCAVLNADDPVTASLAPRTRAAVLWFSRQRALDHGVFVRRDAIVAKLNGHVEEICPLADIPLRGQHNVENVLAATACALWTGLSPESIRRGIAAFRAVVHRIERVLDERGVSYYNDSKGTNVASTIKALESFSEPVILIAGGKGKGQDFAPLAEAARGRVKRAVLIGVDRGQMRAVLEPAGVPCQDAGSMQEAVAAAREAARIGDVVLLSPACASFDMFDNYEHRGEVFKNVVRELAG